ATGATAAGCTTGATCTTGTAACAATGTGGCGGTTCCTGCCGGCTGCAATTATATTTTACCTATCTCTTTTTACAAATAGTGAGCTTCTCCTCCATGCCAACGTTGATACTTTTATTGTCTTCAGATCAGCTGTCCCCATCTTTGTTGCAATAGGAGAGACCCTCTACTTGCATCAGCCATGGCCAGCAATTAAAACGTGGGCATCACTAGGTACAATCTTTGCTGGTAGCGTGCTCTATGTCACTACTGATTACCAGTTCACACTTACGGCTTATAGCTGGGCATTGGCTTACTTAGTGAGCATGTCCATTGATTTTGTTTATATCAAGCATGTTGTTATGACAATTGGCTTAAACACGTGGGGTCTCGTGCTATACAACAATCTTGAGGCTTTGATGCTTTTTCCTATTGAGCTGCTTATAATGGGCGAACTGAAGAAGATAAAGCATGAAATTCAGGATGAGTCAGATTGGTACAGTTTTCAAGTGGTGTTACCCGTAGCCCTGTCGTGTTTGTTTGGTCTAGCGATCTCTTTCTTTGGATTTTCTTGTCGTAGAGCAATATCTGCTACAGGCTTTACTGTTCTCGGCATAGTGAACAAACTATTGACAGTGGTGATAAATCTAGTCATCTGGGACAAACACTCGACTCTTGTTGGGACAGTGGGACTCTTGATCTGCATGCTTGGTGGTGTTATGTACCAGCAATCCACGAGCAACAAGCCCAAGGCTGTGAAAGATGTAAATCCACAAGCAGCTGATGAGGAGCAACAGAAGCTCCTTGAAATGCAAAGCAGCATACAGAGCAGTGAGAATGAGAAGCAAGCTACACAATCGGGAGATGAGAAACAATAACATTTTCTTGGGAAGAGTTCCCTTTTAATTTTTGTATGTCAAAGATATTGTTGAATTCAATATACACCTGGTCGAAAAGCCAGTAAGTGCCTGATTGGGTATGAAGTCAGCTGCCAGTTACTTAGAAGGAGCTTTCACGAGGATAGGAGAGTGGATTGCTATTTTTATTCATGGGTATTGAAGTCAGCTGCCTTCAACTTTGCAAAAGTACATCTTACGTTTATCTTCTATAGTTTTGATTCGTATTCAGCTTACTTATTTAGTAAGGTTTCTCCTCCCAATTTGAGTAGTGGGTGATGGTGGAGTAATATTTGTGTAATACATTTGTTCTACATTGTGACGTACTATTCCAATATGCTCTGCCATTCCTGTACACAGACCAGTGACATGTTTCTAAGGGGGACCAAAAAAGCACTTTGTCTAACTACTATGTCCTCACTTGCTGACATACTTTGCATAACCTTCCTTTCAAGAGAAAAGGGGAAGTTTGTCTTCTTGGGTATCTTATGTGCAAACAGGTGTGTATTCCATAATCAGACACTGCAGATTTCGAGCAACTTTTGGCATGTTACGTCTCTGTTGAATCAGCAGATTGCTTCTCTTTTTACTTTGTATAGCCTCATGCATATGGATATGCAAAGGCAAAGGAGAGTCAATATAATGATTCAACAACAGATACTCTAAGACGAACAATTTAAAAAATTTCTTCCTAGTAATTTATGTACACTGGAGTCTGGACGGAATTTATCTTCGTAGTTGATTATCTAGTAAATTTTCATACATGAAAGGAGTCCTCTTGATTGGCGATTCGCAATTTTGTAGTTGTATTGTAAAAGCTCCAGTAATTTCTCTGTTTAGACCAAAAGAGAAAACTCCATTTATAAAGGTAAATTAGTCAAATCACAACAAATTTTTCATCATTGAGAAATAGGTTAAAAAGAATGGttactaaaaaaaaagaagagaaagtgaACTTGTGATCCAGTTATCGACTCCAAAAAGCATGGAATACCTAAATAACTTTCGAAGTAAATTGATCCTCATAACCTGTAAAGGAACTTTGAGGACAGAGGTCTTAGAATTCCGACGTCCAGTTTGCGCTGAACTTGGAACGAGAAGCTAATAAAGCTCTTCTAATGAACCGTTAAAATTGCTTTTCTTGTAGCATTACAAACACACTTCTCTCTTTAAATAGAAAGTTTATTACAATGGCAGAGTAATATTCTTACAAAATAGAATTCATCCATCTCTTTCAGGTTAGTGAAACTGAAACCTTCAATTCTAATGATGGAAATCATATCTCCTTGCGACATTATTCGATCAACCAAGGTTCTTGAACTGGTGTCCATGAGCACAGTTCACCTTCTCCAAACCAAAGCGCTGCACGAAGGAAATGAATATAGACATACATCAGTCGATCAGAAGACAATCACGGCAtactcatttctttctttttttgatgaagtaatatGTATCATTAAGAAGGAATCAAGAAGATGCAAAGTTAAAAGAGGCATATGTGATAAATGAACAAAAAATTACAGGAGAACAATGTTTGCCCCAAAACAAAGTCTCAATCTAGGACAAGCGAGCTAATAAAGTCCAACAGGTGTCCTGTACTATTTAAGGGGGACAACTTTGTCCAGCAAAAAAGGTTGAGCAGGCATTAAGATTTGAGTAAGTGGTTTGGGGTTGAGGTGCCATCAAAGCATCTTCTATTCCTCTCGTTTCATAAACACCAAAAAATAGTTGCAGGGATCATAAGCCAGATCTTCTTCATGACCTTATCAACCTCCCAAAGACTCCAGCTCATACTCATttctatctttctttcttttttaaaatctAGAACAGCGGTTTCTGTATGTACCATATCACTTATTAAGACAATACTATGCG
This DNA window, taken from Nicotiana tabacum cultivar K326 chromosome 4, ASM71507v2, whole genome shotgun sequence, encodes the following:
- the LOC107768039 gene encoding GDP-mannose transporter GONST3 encodes the protein MSNDVENPEDGDARKSSDASSPTPSLQSTWYDALLQQASVYGVAAGYCLSASLLSIINKWAVMKFPYPGALTALQYFTSAAGVLICGGLKVIEHDKLDLVTMWRFLPAAIIFYLSLFTNSELLLHANVDTFIVFRSAVPIFVAIGETLYLHQPWPAIKTWASLGTIFAGSVLYVTTDYQFTLTAYSWALAYLVSMSIDFVYIKHVVMTIGLNTWGLVLYNNLEALMLFPIELLIMGELKKIKHEIQDESDWYSFQVVLPVALSCLFGLAISFFGFSCRRAISATGFTVLGIVNKLLTVVINLVIWDKHSTLVGTVGLLICMLGGVMYQQSTSNKPKAVKDVNPQAADEEQQKLLEMQSSIQSSENEKQATQSGDEKQ